A region of Streptomyces sp. R44 DNA encodes the following proteins:
- a CDS encoding plastocyanin/azurin family copper-binding protein: MTKPTPRTRALLGLSAAALAGLLAACGGGNGDGSSSTTTPPPAQKSTAPAGATQVKADLTDFRITLSQQTFTPGTYAFVATNTGHHDHALEVEGPGGENRSSTIGPGESTTLTVTLKDGTYEIYCPVDGHKDLGMKTEITVAGAPVNKPDTTPTTPSTPNTPGNGY, translated from the coding sequence ATGACGAAACCGACACCACGTACCCGCGCGCTGCTCGGCCTGTCGGCCGCCGCGCTGGCCGGCCTCCTCGCCGCCTGCGGAGGCGGCAACGGCGACGGTTCCAGCAGCACGACCACACCGCCCCCCGCGCAGAAGAGCACGGCCCCGGCCGGCGCGACCCAGGTGAAGGCGGACCTGACCGACTTCAGGATCACGCTGTCGCAGCAGACCTTCACGCCCGGCACGTACGCCTTCGTCGCCACGAACACCGGGCACCACGACCACGCCCTGGAGGTCGAGGGGCCGGGCGGCGAGAACCGCTCCAGCACCATCGGCCCGGGAGAGTCCACCACCCTCACCGTCACCCTGAAGGACGGCACGTACGAGATCTACTGCCCGGTCGACGGACACAAGGACCTGGGCATGAAGACCGAGATCACGGTGGCCGGCGCCCCCGTCAACAAGCCGGACACCACCCCGACCACCCCGTCGACTCCGAACACTCCCGGCAATGGCTACTGA
- a CDS encoding sigma-70 family RNA polymerase sigma factor — translation MGLPLERVPDEALLSGLATGDPEIAVAFVRRFQRSVYGVAVAVVGDPRLAEDVAQQTFERAWRHAQVYDGRRGSVRTWLTAIAHNLAIDAVRARRATPVAPEDLEALVGIVSETPERRALADDAAERVRRAVAALPREQARALVMAGIYGMTAREVAAFEGVPLGTAKTRIRTGTIKVRALLESEETR, via the coding sequence ATGGGCCTTCCGCTGGAGCGGGTTCCCGACGAGGCACTGCTCTCCGGTCTCGCCACGGGCGATCCGGAGATCGCGGTGGCCTTCGTGCGCCGTTTCCAGCGCTCCGTCTACGGGGTGGCCGTCGCCGTCGTCGGCGATCCGCGGCTCGCGGAGGACGTGGCCCAGCAGACCTTCGAGCGGGCATGGCGGCATGCCCAGGTGTACGACGGCAGGCGGGGATCCGTACGGACCTGGCTGACGGCCATCGCGCACAACCTGGCGATCGACGCGGTACGGGCGCGGCGCGCGACCCCCGTGGCCCCGGAGGACCTGGAGGCGCTGGTGGGGATCGTGTCGGAGACTCCGGAGCGGCGCGCGCTCGCCGACGACGCGGCCGAGCGGGTCCGGCGGGCGGTGGCGGCGCTGCCCCGGGAACAGGCGCGGGCGCTGGTGATGGCCGGGATCTACGGGATGACGGCGCGGGAGGTCGCCGCCTTCGAGGGCGTACCGCTGGGCACGGCGAAGACCAGGATCCGGACGGGGACGATCAAGGTGCGGGCGCTCCTGGAGAGCGAGGAGACGCGGTGA